The genomic window GCGGGACTGCTTCTGCGGCCGAGGCAGGATTGATGTACGACGACGAGGCCGGCTTCTGCTATTCGGCCAGCCTCGCGGAGATCAAGGCAGCAGACTACGCTCTGACACCGGGCCGATACGTCGGTGCTGCCGATGTCGAGGACGACGGCGAGCCGATCGAAGAGAAGATCGCGCGGTTGACGGCGGCATTGTACGAGCAGTTCGAGGAGTCCGAGAGGCTTGCGTCGGTTGTACGCGAGCAGCTAGGGAGGGTCTCATGAGTTCCATGCGGGTCACGAGTATTGGCGAGCTTGTGGCGGCTGGTGCGCTCGAAATCGGCGACGGGTACCGCACGAAGCGGGCTGAACACGGTCGACCGGGTTACCGAATAATCCGTGTTGCAGATGTAATGGACGATGCCGTCCGGTTCGACGGTCTGGACTTCGTCTCGGATAAATACGCCAACTCCATCGGAGGAAAAGCGGGCCAGGCGGGCGACGTCTTGCTGACCACGAAGGGTACAGTCGGCCGCGCCGCCATTCTGCCGGAAACAGGCGAACGTGTCGTGTACAGCCCACAGCTCTGCTACTTCCGAGTCCTGAATACTGATGCAATCGTTCCCCGTTTTTTACGCTACTGGTTTGGTAGCACAGAGTTCTGGAACCAGGCTGCCAACCGGATGAACAACACGGACATGGCCGCCTATATCAACCTGGGTGACATCAGATCACTCCTAGTGACTCTGCCTGTGGTTTCCGAACAGCGGGCAATTACAGATGTGCTTGGTGCCTTGGACGACAAGATCGTCGCCAACTCCCGTCTCATTACAAAGATCGGGGAGGTGTTGGAAGCTACTTTCGCTTTGATTTGCGGTCAGTCCGACGCAACAATCCCGTTTAACGAGTTAGCCACGGTCACCAAAGGCGTGGCCTATCGGAGCGCGGATCTTCGTACGTCATCAACTGCTCTCGTCACCCTGAAGTCGTTTCATAGGAACGGCGGATACTCGCTCAGGGGGCTCAAGGACTATGCCGGCCCGTTCAAGGCTGCTCAACAGATCTCCCCTGGCGAACTGGTCGTCGCTCAGACAGACCTGACCCAAGCGGCGGAAGTGGTCGGCCGAGCAGTCCGTGTACCCGGAGCCCCAAATTACGAAAAGCTCGTCGCCAGCTCGGATCTGGCCATCATCCGTCCGCGGACGAACACGCCGGTCGAATTCTTGCTCGGCGTGATGTTGCAAGGGCGCTTCCGAGCACACTGCAGGAGTCGCACTAGCGGCACGACCGTTCTGCATCTAGGTTCTGACGCCATCCCTTCGTTCCCTGCGCCGCGGGTTTCGAGTGACCAGCAAAAGGACTATGCCGCAGCGGCCCGTCCTCTTCTCGAACTGCGGGATTCGCTCGAGTATGAGGCGCAATCACTGGGATCGACTCGCGATACTCTGCTGCCTCAACTCATGTCCGGCAAGCTGCGGGTCAAGGACGCCGAGAAGGTCCTAGAGGGCGCGGGCGTATGAGCCGGGGCGGAGGTGAGATTCAGCCTGGAGCCCGGCAGTACTCCACGGACGCGTCGTTTCCGGCCACGCCGGCGGTCAGTTCCATGCCGGAGTGGTACCCCGAGCTGCTTGCCTCTGTCACCCGGCAAGTCAGCACCGGCCGGTTCAAGGCCATCACTGCGGCGAACCGGGAGCTGCTGGCCAGCTATTACGCCATGGGGCAGGACATCCTGGACCGGCAGAATCTTGAAGGCTGGGGAGCCAGGATTATCGACAGGCTTGCGGCTGATCTGAAGAGCCAGTTCCCTGGTGCCTCCGGGTTCTCGCCGCGAAACCTGAAGTACATGCGGGCGTTTGCCGAGACCTGGCCGGCTGAGGCAATTGTGCAAGCGCCGCTTGCACAATTGCCGTGGTACCACCATCTGGCACTGATCCAGAAGCTCGACGACCCTGGGACACGCCTCTGGTACGCAAATGCCTCTGTGGAACACGGCTGGTCACGCAATGTCCTGGTTCACCAGATCGAGTCGAGACTCCACGAGCGCTCCGGGCAGGCGGTTACCAACTTCTCGGCGACCATGCCGCCGTCGGACTCCGACCTGGCCCAGCAGTCCCTTAAAGACCCGTACGTCTTCGATTTCCTGGCGCTGACAGACCGCCGCAACGAGCAGGAACTCGAACACCAGCTGATCCAGCACGTCGAGAAGTTCCTGCTGGAGCTGGGACAGGGCTTCGCGTTTGTCGGCGAGCAGGTCCGGCTGGAGATCAACGGGGACGAATTCTTCGCTGACCTGCTGTTCTACCACCTCAGGCTGCGCTGCTACGTGGTCATCGAGCTCAAGGCCACCAGGTTTGAACCCGGTTTCCTCGGGCAGCTGGGCATGTACATGGCAGCCGTGGACGACCTGCTGGCCCATGCCGACGACAAGCCAACCATCGGCCTCCTGCTCTGCAAAGAGAAGAACAACGTGGTGGCCGAGTATGCGCTCCGGGGATACAAAACACCGATCGGTGTCGCCGAATGGACAGACACCGTGGTCAAGTCGCTGCCCGAGGAATTCAGCGCCAGCCTGCCCAGCATCCGCGAGCTCGAAGCCGAACTTTCGCAGGAC from Arthrobacter globiformis includes these protein-coding regions:
- a CDS encoding restriction endonuclease subunit S — encoded protein: MSSMRVTSIGELVAAGALEIGDGYRTKRAEHGRPGYRIIRVADVMDDAVRFDGLDFVSDKYANSIGGKAGQAGDVLLTTKGTVGRAAILPETGERVVYSPQLCYFRVLNTDAIVPRFLRYWFGSTEFWNQAANRMNNTDMAAYINLGDIRSLLVTLPVVSEQRAITDVLGALDDKIVANSRLITKIGEVLEATFALICGQSDATIPFNELATVTKGVAYRSADLRTSSTALVTLKSFHRNGGYSLRGLKDYAGPFKAAQQISPGELVVAQTDLTQAAEVVGRAVRVPGAPNYEKLVASSDLAIIRPRTNTPVEFLLGVMLQGRFRAHCRSRTSGTTVLHLGSDAIPSFPAPRVSSDQQKDYAAAARPLLELRDSLEYEAQSLGSTRDTLLPQLMSGKLRVKDAEKVLEGAGV
- a CDS encoding PDDEXK nuclease domain-containing protein, which encodes MSRGGGEIQPGARQYSTDASFPATPAVSSMPEWYPELLASVTRQVSTGRFKAITAANRELLASYYAMGQDILDRQNLEGWGARIIDRLAADLKSQFPGASGFSPRNLKYMRAFAETWPAEAIVQAPLAQLPWYHHLALIQKLDDPGTRLWYANASVEHGWSRNVLVHQIESRLHERSGQAVTNFSATMPPSDSDLAQQSLKDPYVFDFLALTDRRNEQELEHQLIQHVEKFLLELGQGFAFVGEQVRLEINGDEFFADLLFYHLRLRCYVVIELKATRFEPGFLGQLGMYMAAVDDLLAHADDKPTIGLLLCKEKNNVVAEYALRGYKTPIGVAEWTDTVVKSLPEEFSASLPSIRELEAELSQDISE